The region GTTGATGTAGGGCGCGGCCGCGGGGTCGTTCGGGTCGTCCTGCGCGATCGCGTCCTCGGGCGCGAGACCCGCGTCGGTGATGAAGTCGTTGTTGATGATCGCCGCGGCGACGTCGGGCAGCGACGTCGCGGTGAGCGCCGCGTCGACGGCGCGCACGGTCACGCGCGACTCCTCCTGGATGACGTCGGCGACGGTCGAGTAGGGGCTCCCGCCGCCCTCGAGCGCGACGAGCCCGGCCGACTGCAGCACGAGCAGCCCGCGCGCCTGGTTCGTGTCGTCGTTCGGCACGATGACCTCGGCGCCGTCGGGGATCTCGTCGGGCGATGCGTACTTGTCGGAGTACAGCCCGATCGGGTAGATCGCGGTCGAGCCGATCGGCTGCAGGTCGTCGCCCGCCTGCACGTTGTAGTTCGCGAGGTAGATGATGTGCTGGAACTGGTTGATGTCGAGCTCGCCCTCGCTCACGGCGGGGTTCGGCTGGTTGTAGTCGGTGAAGTCGACGATGTCGAGCTCGATGCCCTCGGCCTCGACGGCCTCCTCGTAGGTGGCCCAGTAGGGCTCGGAAGCGCCGACGACGCCGAGCTGCACGGGGTTGTCGGCCGAGCCGAGGGCCGCGGCGGCGTCGCCGGCACCGGCGCTCGCGCTGCAGCCGACGAGGGCGGCGGCGAGGCCGAGCGAGCCGGCGATGGCGAACGGGCGGATGCGTCGGGTGGACATGGGCGGACTCCTTCGTGGGATGGGACTCCCCCAACGCTAGGAATCAGACAGCACCGACCGCGAGCCGGGGCGTCACGGATCGTCACACTGCGCCGGGCGCCCCGAGGAGCACGGCCGCGAGCGCGTGGCCGGCGAGGAGCGACGGCCCGAATGCGAGCGACCGACGACCGGCGGCGAGCGCGACGACGCCGGCGAGGCCGCCCACGGCGACGGATGCGGCGAGGGCGGCGAGCGGGACGGTCCACCCGAGCGTCGAGGCCGCGAGCGCGAGCGCCGCGCCGAGCTTCACGTCGCCCATCCCCATACCGCCCGCGAGCGCCATCGCGAGCAGCACGCCCGCGCTCGCGAGCGCCGCGAGCGGAGCGAGATCGCCCGCGGCGAGCCGGGCGGCCGCCGCGGTCGCCGCGACGAGCAGGAGCGGGAGCGTCACGGCGTTCGGCAGCCGGTGCTCGGCGACATCGACGCGCCACAGCAGCGGCGCGGCGAGCGCGGCAGCGGCGAGCGCCACGGCCGCGACCGCGTCGAGCCCGGCGGCGACCGCCGCCCACGCGGCCACGAGCGCGAGCGGCACGCCGAGCGCGTCGACCCTCCTGAGGCGTACGGGCGGTGCGGTGGTGGTGCTCGGCACGGGGTCACGGTAACCGCGACCGAGCGGGGCGCGCGGGCGCTCTCCACAGCGCCGAGGCGGCGCGACACGCCCGGGATGTTCGATTTCGAAGTACCTGCAACCGATGGCGGGGTCCGCGCCGATATGGGGGCAGAGAGGGCGCACCGAGTGCCCGAACCGAGATCAAGGAGAACACCATGAAGCGCAAGCTCGCGATCGGCGCCGGCGCCGCTCTCGCTCTCGCCACGCTCGGCGGCGCCCCCGCGTTCGCCGCGGAGGGCGACTCGACCGTGTCCGTCCTGCACGGCGTGCCCGGCCTCACGGTCGACGTCTTCATCGATGGCGACGAGGCCATCAGCGACTTCGCCCCCGGCACGCTCACCGACCCGATGATGCTTCCCGCCGGCAGCTACGACATCCAGGTCTTCGCCGACGGCGGCACCCCCGACACCGCGGAGCCCGCGATCGAGGCGATGGGCGTCGAGGTGCCGGCGAACGCCAACCTCACCCTCTACGCGCACCTCACCGAGGCCGGCGAGCCCGCGCTCGCCGCCTTCGCGAACAGCACCGAGCCCGTCGCGGCCGGCGAGGCCCGCTTGACCGTCCGCCACCTCGCCGCGGCCCCCTCCGTCGACATCCGCGCGAACGAGACGGTCGTCGCCCCCGGCCTCACGAACCCGAACGAGGCCTCGCTCGTCACGACGGCCGGCACGGTGTCGGCGGATGTCGTGCTCGCGGGCACGACGGACGTCGCGATCGGCCCGGCCGAGCTCGAGCTCGCCGAGGGCGTCCACACGATCGTGACCGCGTGGGGCTCGGCCGCTGACGGCGACCTCGCGCTCGCGGTGCAGACGGTCGAGGCGCACAGCGCCC is a window of Agrococcus sp. Marseille-Q4369 DNA encoding:
- a CDS encoding DUF4397 domain-containing protein translates to MKRKLAIGAGAALALATLGGAPAFAAEGDSTVSVLHGVPGLTVDVFIDGDEAISDFAPGTLTDPMMLPAGSYDIQVFADGGTPDTAEPAIEAMGVEVPANANLTLYAHLTEAGEPALAAFANSTEPVAAGEARLTVRHLAAAPSVDIRANETVVAPGLTNPNEASLVTTAGTVSADVVLAGTTDVAIGPAELELAEGVHTIVTAWGSAADGDLALAVQTVEAHSAPSGVPSGNGGAASPSAIALLLALAGALGLTTIAVRQQQLAKQRG
- a CDS encoding MetQ/NlpA family ABC transporter substrate-binding protein, giving the protein MSTRRIRPFAIAGSLGLAAALVGCSASAGAGDAAAALGSADNPVQLGVVGASEPYWATYEEAVEAEGIELDIVDFTDYNQPNPAVSEGELDINQFQHIIYLANYNVQAGDDLQPIGSTAIYPIGLYSDKYASPDEIPDGAEVIVPNDDTNQARGLLVLQSAGLVALEGGGSPYSTVADVIQEESRVTVRAVDAALTATSLPDVAAAIINNDFITDAGLAPEDAIAQDDPNDPAAAPYINIFATTAENADDEVLNRLVEIYQTNEDVQAGALEASGGSGIFTVTPKADLQAALEAVQAELEQR
- a CDS encoding prepilin peptidase: MPSTTTAPPVRLRRVDALGVPLALVAAWAAVAAGLDAVAAVALAAAALAAPLLWRVDVAEHRLPNAVTLPLLLVAATAAAARLAAGDLAPLAALASAGVLLAMALAGGMGMGDVKLGAALALAASTLGWTVPLAALAASVAVGGLAGVVALAAGRRSLAFGPSLLAGHALAAVLLGAPGAV